One Hylaeus volcanicus isolate JK05 chromosome 8, UHH_iyHylVolc1.0_haploid, whole genome shotgun sequence genomic window, attacaaaaataagtatcaAATTGTAATACGCAATAATTCCCAACCTATGCTTGTAACAAGAGTAAAACCAAAAGAACGACGTGCGGGTCAACCCGAATTAGTATATCTTGTTCCTGAATTATGTCGAGCAACGGGTATGTTAATTGAATAATCTCCGTTTATATTTACAGCATATATTTCATCGcgtaataaatcatttttgctGTAGGTATCACTGACGCAATGAGGAATAATTTCAACTTAATGCGTGCTTTGGCGGAGCATACTCGTGTATCTCCTAGAGCACGTATAGACAAATTAATGACTTTTAATAGAAGATTAAGATCAACGAATACGATCGTACAAGAATTGACCGAGTGGAACTTAAAACTCGATGAAAGATTAACGAACGTGGAGGGGCGCATTCTACCTCCCGAAAATATTGTTGTTGGTGATAACCGTCAGTGCTCTGCAGGTCAGTTCGCCGATTGGACGAGGGAACTTCACAATAAGCCAATGTTTAACGCTGCAAAATTAAGTAATTGGGTTGTTATATGCACTAACCAAGGTCGCCGTGATATGGAggtacaatatttaaaatttttatgaaactacgtttttttttcattactgttacatatatattgtacTTTACAGAACTTTGTCAGAACACTCCAAGAATCCGCGAGTGGCATGGGATGTAGATTTGAAAGTCCCAGATTTTGTGAGATACGCGATGATAGGTCGAATACCTACTCTGAAACACTCGAACGAATAATGAGTACCTCTAATCCGGACCTTGTATTTTGTGTGGTCTCTAATAATCGAGCTGATCGATACAGTgccataaaaaagaaatgtactgTTGATCGGCCAGTACCGTCACAAGTTTTCTTGACGAAAAATCTGAGGTCGAAAGGTGTGAGATCAATAGCTACAAAGGTAGCAATTCAGTTGGTCTGCAAGTTAGGTGGTGCTCCATGGACAGTTTTATTACCACCCATTAATTTAATGGTTATCGGGTTTGATGTGTGCCACGACCCGACCGATAAGGGACGCGACTATGGTGCAATGGTTGCATCACTCGATAAGAATTTAACAAGATATTTCAGCGCAGTAAACCCACATACTTCGGGTGAAGAATTATCTAACGAGTTctctataaatataacaaaagcGTTATACACTTACAAAGAGCTAAATAAAGCTTTACCGTCGCACATAGTTATTTATCGTGATGGCGTTGGCGAGGGCCAAGTGCCCTACATTTATTCACATGAGGTAGAGCAGATAAAGTCTAAACTGAGTAAAATTTATGGAGATCCTGCTTTAGTAAAAATGGCCTTTGTAGTAGTTACGAAACGCATCAACACgcgtttcttttataatcaaaataatcCACCACCAGGAACAATTGTCGATGATGTGGTTACAGATCCCATGAAATATGACTTTTATGTAGTCTCGCAAAGTGTTCGTCAAGGAACAGTGACGCCTTGTTCGTATAACGTCATTGCTGATTCAACAGGCTGGAGAGCCGACCAAATGCAAAGACTTACGTACAAGTTGACTCACATGTATTATAACTGGTCTGGTACCGTTAAAGTACCTGCACCTTGCCAATATGCTCACAAGTTAGCCTTCTTGGTAGCACAATTTATACGTCGACCACCGAGTACTCAAATGGAAAATCTGTTGTATTTCTTATAATTGTTATACAGCGTACCATTTTTTCTTCGTGTATAAACAGTTAAAAAGTACAACAGTTACTATATTaataacagtattaaaacatttattattatataaggTACCTCGAAGTTACTTACGCGAAGGCGTTAGTAagattttctatataaatatatatatttttttatgcatttttaaaaacgtttttttatactaaaagaatattttagtttcACTTAGTTTTTGTGTTTTCAACGTTATAAAAATGGGACCTAAATCCGTACGTAAATGTACGTAAGAAGTTAAGATAgcattgtattttttttcttatgatCAAACTTATTAACTTGATTTAAAAAGTTAATGATACAAGTGTAGACATTTTACTATCGTACCTccagaatatattttagttGCTGTTactatttgcaaaattaataacgGAAGTTATGtttacttataattttaacttctaTTATGTTACAACAATTTATTGACaaacgttatttgaaataggtttgtattgcaaataaaagtttaatcAATACATTGGTgctttaatatatatttaagtaCTATAACTTACAGTGAttaaactttacatttattttatttcaacaatgtATCATTTCTGTATTAAAACCCTTTGCAGTTGAGACGATGATGACAGGTTCAACTATCGACCGCAAAGAATTAATGTTTATGTCGATCGAACTGTGTTATTGATAATACACATGTAAAACCTTCTGTGATGTTTAATGTTGTAACTATTTAGATAATGATGTGGTTTTATTATAACTCCGCAAGTTTAACATGATTTTCTGTACAGAAATAAATCCAAGATTAAGAAAGCTGAAAtagttatttttctattctttgaTTATTGAGTTTTATGCTGCAAtgaatattgttttctttttactgtcctattttctctttatattagttttatttttattgaatttcgttctcatttattttcatttcctttttttttttttattatatcactttctgataaaaataattttgttgattagaaatatttcgCAACCTGTATATTTGTTAGTTTCTTAGATCGGGTAACGTATCTGCAATTCGCAATATTGTCAGCGTCTCACAATTTCCAAATTTGacaaacttttaaatgtatgtaatttGCAGAGGTTTGTTGATTTttaaggaaatgaaaattgaaagtagaatgaaccgaataaaataaatgaaaggtataattaaaatgaaattgattgaaaaaaatcatttattagaaacattcatgtacaatttatttactttacagGATTTgcaaaatactaaaaaaaaaattacacatgTCGCATGAATTATCTATTTTGTTCgtaaaaacataatttctattatatatagaaataaataaatctagaaTCCTAttcatgtattaattaattatatctgacATTATCATTGGCaaggttaatttaaattagaaatccatctaagaaattttattctcccaatataatagtatatttatttgtatatctCATATGTGCAcctatttattaaatacgaacTATATTTGTTTACGTACGGATTATGTacgagtatttattaaataacacgTTAGAACATtggtatttatgcatttatgctaCTTGTCATGAATAGGTTACATACATCAGGGCCAACATACATGTagcaaaattcattttcaaaacacATTAGTTcacttgtaataaataatactttaatatttgcatttgATAATCTTACATTGTAAATGTCGCGTAGTTAACAGATTTTCGCTACTTTGTAGCGATTCGTTCGACTTGTTGCATATGTTCATGGTCACAAGAGTAGAGCTTGGGGGCCCTGGTTTCAGACGAACGGTAATAGAACAATAGGAATTTGTTTGGAGTTGGAAAAAGAAGAGTATATATATTCGGCGTGCGGTATTCGGGTGTATACCCAGGTATTCCTCTCGAACGTCGCAAAGTAACGCTTTCTGGTGCACCGTTATTTTTTAAGTGTTAATTTATTTGCGATTAGAACTGCTCCGTGTTAATCAACGTTATTTTTGACTGTTTATGACGGGAAATGTATCGCGTGAGAACATGGATCCACTCAAGGTAACTTTATGTACTTTGATTATTCACAACTTTCATCTGTTACTGATTGCGAGAGGttataataatcaaaattattacaaaaccGCGTTAACTCTTCATTTGTTTCATAGAATCCGGATTTTCTGTCTCTGGACAAACTAGAGATATGTATAAAAGCAGATGGTGTTCTTGAGTCTGTTAATGCTATGGtatgtttatttgtaataaatgtcATTATGTTTATTCCTTGTTAAGATTGTCaagtttttcattatttaaatacatatatataggAATAAATTTATCTATGCTTTGTTAAAGCTAACATTTATGATTAAGTTATGAATGCAATATAATGTGTCTTTTTacccatttcttttttcaggaTAAAAGGTGGGTGGAagatcattattttttaaattacgaagatcctaaaatatataatgagGACGGATCTGAAATTATGGGGGCAAAGGAACGTTGGATGGAAATTGTCCAATGCATGATTGATGATTTAAAATGGTTACTTAGCCTCCAGTTTTACAGGtaaatatactaaataatTCAGCACTGAAAGTATGCAGTAGCTCTTTCACAACAGCATACAGCAATACTGATTTacaatagtaaaaatattgcaagtCTGTGTAAGTCTTTACTATGTTTTTCTGTATTATATGTTTGCATTGttatggatttttatttagattctGGTCGAACATCGTATTCAATAAATCGATACTAAATGCATTAGTATCTTTTCTACAAGAAGCACCACCATTTTATGCTttagaaactttttcaaactGTCCAGAAATGTTGGAACTTCTAGAAACTCTTAGTCGCTATGTGCTTATGACCTTTACACGTCTTGTGACAAACAAGGAAAGCAGCGAGGAATACATGGATCGTCCATTTCTTGGAAACctattgtatgaaaatttcatatttacgGTACCAATTATCTTTGATCTCTGTCAACTTTATGGCcgagaaaatgataaaataatgaagagACTTTTAAAGAGTTTATTCATATTAGAACCACGGTACAATAATGATTTTCAAAAAGCAGTTCCTTGTCTTATAGAGGTGACGTACTaatgtataaaaagtaaatgctatttgaaaaatataactgAATATGAATATTGTTAGTTTAGgcctttgaaaatgttgaaagaaaattcactAGTCCTGTTTGTAATGCCAATGAAGCAGTTTCGCTACTGAAAGAAACTCCAGAacttacattatttaatttagaggATATGATATTATATCTATTGGATATATCATCAACGATTACTgtgtttttaagaaattaccCACCTGCAGTGAGTACATTTCATAGAGAAGATTTTATGAATAAGtaagtatacaaatttataatttaattggtGTATAACTATTTTCGGTAATTTCCTTTCTTGTTTACTATTATCTAGAATTGTTTCGATATATGAGGGCACAATACCTGAGATGTATAAAAAATTAGGTAAGCTAGGATATAATGAAGCAAATATAGCGAAATATATGGAACTGAAGCATCGATTAGATGTGATAAGGGTTGAAATTTTACAGCTCTTTCGAACTATAATATACGAACCCATAAAGAATAcacagaaaaatttgtaagtttacacatatttaaataataaaagtccGTCATTTATTCTaatcgaaaatataattatatttagaaatacgATGACAGaagcagaaataaaaaatcatgttgaagAATATCTTACATTTTTAACCAGTGCAATTTCGGAGAAAGAATTCATTACAGATTACGATCGATTTTATCCAGTAACATCGGATCTGAaaattttgtcaaatatttgtGCTGAAGTGTATCCTTTTTGAAACggtttgattaaaataaaatcaatacaattaaaaaattgtatactatCAGTTCTTCGATCCTTAACAAATATTCAGTGAtgcaataaaatgtaattacataTTGAACTCGATCAGTGCAACTGTTGGAAAATCAAATACTCCGTCTGCTGCTGTCTTCAATGATGTAATTGTAAGTAGCGAAGgtacaaaaacatttttacttttatatatttctatataatattatttctttctagGAAGGCGTAGCTGGACCTAGTGGTGTTCAAACTCGGGCCGTAACATCTAGTGGTAGTTTAAGTTCTTCAAATGAGAAGAAAATACCTTTAATGAAGAACGGCGTTAAATTGGCCTCACTTATAACTGAGGTTCAAGATATCTTTAATGATTTAGACGAACGTTTTATCGAGGTAACAGTTTTTACATGGTAACAAGTTtgcgttaaaaattatattcattaacatGGTTTATTTCAAAGATGTGTTTGGAACATTACAAATATGATACTGCGTCTGTGATAAATGCCGTATTGGAAAATACATTACCACCccaattggaaaaattgaaagatttaaAACCCACAGTGAACGATACACCGCCAGATTACACGGTATAGAAACTTAATTTTACGTcactaatataaataatgatttattattaagaaatgtaaataGCAATATGCATTCCGATAGCATTGTATTCCAATCTACAATGACCAAACTGTTGACCCCGATGAATTGGACGAGTTCAGTGACGATAACGATGACGACGTTCGCGTTAAAACTCGCGAAGTCATCGAAGTACCCAAAGATTATATAACGAGAAAGTAAGTTTCGAGGAGTagagtaatttaattttatttgtatacataacatataaaaataacatttatttgcaaataacaattatgttCGATAACattcataaaattgtattatttcgtgaaatttaaCTTAACGTTTGTTATAGTTACAGCTTTATAGATGATTACGAGGATGAATATGACGATACGTATGATAACAGAGATTCGCGCAGTACTACACAATACGATTCCGTTGAGATAGATTCCAGACCTTTTACTACGCCAAGAGTTCGTATTTTCACTTAGGTTTAAATATCAGTAGATTCAAAATACATGGAAATAATGATTCATATTACCTTAGATACTCCTCCCAAGGCGAAAAGTCGATATGGCTAATGAATCTGAATCGGAGGATGAAGATTTAGGAGCTGAACAAAACGGTAAAGATCATTTTGTACAGAATCCGGCCGAATTGCGTACTAGAGCTGAAGAACGAAGGCAAGCTAATCGAGGCAGAAGAGCTTCAAGCAACGTAGCTGGTAAGTTGTATTTATTAAGATGCATCGACAGTCACATTATTAGACGTTTCATAGAGCTCACGAAAaaagcatttaaaatatttgatcgcGTAATTTCCCTTTATACGCAGGTAAACCCAGAGGACAAGGGCAAGAGAAAGAAATCTTATTCAATAGGCAGCAGAAAAACACCCATAAAGCATCACGTGCTAATCACAATCGCCGTTCGGGTGCTCAATGGAAACGAAATCAAGGAATGGTTCCATCTTAAATTTATCTATACTTCTACAATATCAATGTAAATACTGCCATGTGATAAATACATTCGTACCCACGATAGCTCAACAGCATCGCCGGTCCttttaggattttattttagttatgGAAGTGCTAGTAACTTTCAATGATTTTTGACAATGGTAAGAGCTCTTATTCTGTTCATTTGGTTAGCCACAGTTTGTTGATATTCGTCTTCGGGTACCATCGCACTGGACGGTGATCCCAAAGCATTTGGAATTGGCATTAAgtgtgtaaataattttgttgtacttCCATAATAATCTAACTGTACCATTATCAAAGCATGTATACTAGGCTTAATATATTCTAGTCTCTTGTCAAGAAATGTAGGTAGTTCGACGAGTAGTTGAGCATGTACAGTCTTTAGATCCTTTGCAGCTGCTTCTTCTGCTCGTCTTTCTCTTTCCAGTTTTGCAATATGACTGGCTGTTCtatcctttttttcttgtaacttTCTTACGCGATTGTAATAATTTCTCCAAGCAGCTACCAGCTCTTCACGTTTGGCTATTGCTGCAGCTATTAGAGCAAACTCGtctcgtaatttttttaaaggttctataaatgttttttgaCAAAGAACTGCCATTTCTTGTACTGTCTTCCCGATCTATCCAAGGTACAAGaactattttattacattaaacattgctagttaataaattataaatgtacctGAGTGGTAACAGAGTGGTAGTCTTCCACTACTTTTCTAAACTCATCGTTGAGATGAGCCAGGCCACAAGTTGTCAAATTTAGCGTTAGTCTTTGGTCTGCACGATCTAAGTTTACTACAGCTTCTATAtacttcttcatttcttttgtcAGTTTCCTAATTGTATCTTCAACGCTTTAAagtaaacaatattatataatacgagacagttaattttgtttatataaaatgctAGTAGatactttgaaaaatcgtttatgtattatttaattgggAAACGaaacagtaataaataatacatactaAATAAGTCTTTGAACTGCAACATCGAGCTCTCTGTCTTCTACATGAGATAACAGAGGCGGTGCTGGTGTGGGTCTCTGTGTCAAATGGTTTTTCTTTAAAGGATTCCTGCAACAGTATATGTATTGTTACCACCTTAACCTCTCCGAATTGATGAATAcgtatactataatatataatttacttacCACGTCATATTATACCTCAATTTCAAGgattttcatattatatttctatgttCAGAGtttatttacgtaaataatttatcacgaTCACGAATTAACTTTCAGTGAAACACTTTGCATTTCAAAATCGTTTATGACAGAGTATTCTTAAACTACTGTGTGATTATATCACCGTGATTTGCAATTGAGCAGGAAAGATTCGTGATAAgataatttacatacatttgCGTGCTGTGAACTcgttttattatgttttaaaaCGTATACATGAacgtttcataatttttaggACGAATTTCATCACAAATCAGCTGGATTTAAATCTGATGTTTTCTAACCTCTAGTAACTTAGTCACCAGTTGCATTTTTGTAACTAGATAAAATTCCCTAACCTTTTCCCTATagtccatttatttttatatattttcactaaAATGAGTTATACAAAATCCAcgtttactatttattttttttttttatacaagtaCTTAAcatacagaaattaaaacactattgatacaataaattccaccacttcttaaattattttagaaagttGATTTGAATATACAGTATCAATTATAGTTTAATGatctattataattaattcgtcTATGCCCCAATCTTCATAACTATTGTCAGGCAAATAGCGTCTGATAACAATCGGAATTTTCCTTTGCTTCAATTCTTTCATTGCAATTTGCAA contains:
- the LOC128880685 gene encoding piwi-like protein Siwi; the protein is MSDRGRGRSRGIARGRDGKRPQGELQAPGGSASGSQLPAPTWVRRPGSSAPQATAGPSSQTPYSRPPQTQSENYPVVKGVLKSAGRATQRLGPRGDAAPGYTGSSEPEKMEVTEGGDVGSVGRGAMRGRRVIMPEVHTRPTNLVTKKGTSGSPVNLQSNYFKLLTTTDWCLYQYRVDFAPEEDRTMVRKGLLKLHKEALGGAYVFDGTVLYTSVRIQDTLELWSVRKSDDTKIRITVRLVGDMAKGDYHYIQFFNIIMRKCLGLLNLQLVGRDYFDARSKVEVQEFRLELWPGYLTSIRQHEDHILMCAEITHKVMRQQTLLDILNDCYQQNRNEYKNLYESQVIGIVVLTDYNNNTYRITDIDYTANPNSTFQLRNGESISYKDYYKNKYQIVIRNNSQPMLVTRVKPKERRAGQPELVYLVPELCRATGITDAMRNNFNLMRALAEHTRVSPRARIDKLMTFNRRLRSTNTIVQELTEWNLKLDERLTNVEGRILPPENIVVGDNRQCSAGQFADWTRELHNKPMFNAAKLSNWVVICTNQGRRDMENFVRTLQESASGMGCRFESPRFCEIRDDRSNTYSETLERIMSTSNPDLVFCVVSNNRADRYSAIKKKCTVDRPVPSQVFLTKNLRSKGVRSIATKVAIQLVCKLGGAPWTVLLPPINLMVIGFDVCHDPTDKGRDYGAMVASLDKNLTRYFSAVNPHTSGEELSNEFSINITKALYTYKELNKALPSHIVIYRDGVGEGQVPYIYSHEVEQIKSKLSKIYGDPALVKMAFVVVTKRINTRFFYNQNNPPPGTIVDDVVTDPMKYDFYVVSQSVRQGTVTPCSYNVIADSTGWRADQMQRLTYKLTHMYYNWSGTVKVPAPCQYAHKLAFLVAQFIRRPPSTQMENLLYFL
- the LOC128880688 gene encoding bridging integrator 3-like: MTWNPLKKNHLTQRPTPAPPLLSHVEDRELDVAVQRLIYVEDTIRKLTKEMKKYIEAVVNLDRADQRLTLNLTTCGLAHLNDEFRKVVEDYHSVTTQIGKTVQEMAVLCQKTFIEPLKKLRDEFALIAAAIAKREELVAAWRNYYNRVRKLQEKKDRTASHIAKLERERRAEEAAAKDLKTVHAQLLVELPTFLDKRLEYIKPSIHALIMVQLDYYGSTTKLFTHLMPIPNALGSPSSAMVPEDEYQQTVANQMNRIRALTIVKNH
- the LOC128880686 gene encoding activating signal cointegrator 1 complex subunit 2 isoform X2; translated protein: MTGNVSRENMDPLKNPDFLSLDKLEICIKADGVLESVNAMDKRWVEDHYFLNYEDPKIYNEDGSEIMGAKERWMEIVQCMIDDLKWLLSLQFYRFWSNIVFNKSILNALVSFLQEAPPFYALETFSNCPEMLELLETLSRYVLMTFTRLVTNKESSEEYMDRPFLGNLLYENFIFTVPIIFDLCQLYGRENDKIMKRLLKSLFILEPRYNNDFQKAVPCLIEAFENVERKFTSPVCNANEAVSLLKETPELTLFNLEDMILYLLDISSTITVFLRNYPPAVSTFHREDFMNKIVSIYEGTIPEMYKKLGKLGYNEANIAKYMELKHRLDVIRVEILQLFRTIIYEPIKNTQKNLNTMTEAEIKNHVEEYLTFLTSAISEKEFITDYDRFYPVTSDLKILSNICAEVDAIKCNYILNSISATVGKSNTPSAAVFNDVIEGVAGPSGVQTRAVTSSGSLSSSNEKKIPLMKNGVKLASLITEVQDIFNDLDERFIEMCLEHYKYDTASVINAVLENTLPPQLEKLKDLKPTVNDTPPDYTHCIPIYNDQTVDPDELDEFSDDNDDDVRVKTREVIEVPKDYITRNYSFIDDYEDEYDDTYDNRDSRSTTQYDSVEIDSRPFTTPRILLPRRKVDMANESESEDEDLGAEQNGKDHFVQNPAELRTRAEERRQANRGRRASSNVAGKPRGQGQEKEILFNRQQKNTHKASRANHNRRSGAQWKRNQGMVPS
- the LOC128880686 gene encoding activating signal cointegrator 1 complex subunit 2 isoform X1, which encodes MTGNVSRENMDPLKNPDFLSLDKLEICIKADGVLESVNAMDKRWVEDHYFLNYEDPKIYNEDGSEIMGAKERWMEIVQCMIDDLKWLLSLQFYRFWSNIVFNKSILNALVSFLQEAPPFYALETFSNCPEMLELLETLSRYVLMTFTRLVTNKESSEEYMDRPFLGNLLYENFIFTVPIIFDLCQLYGRENDKIMKRLLKSLFILEPRYNNDFQKAVPCLIEAFENVERKFTSPVCNANEAVSLLKETPELTLFNLEDMILYLLDISSTITVFLRNYPPAVSTFHREDFMNKIVSIYEGTIPEMYKKLGKLGYNEANIAKYMELKHRLDVIRVEILQLFRTIIYEPIKNTQKNLNTMTEAEIKNHVEEYLTFLTSAISEKEFITDYDRFYPVTSDLKILSNICAEVDAIKCNYILNSISATVGKSNTPSAAVFNDVIEGVAGPSGVQTRAVTSSGSLSSSNEKKIPLMKNGVKLASLITEVQDIFNDLDERFIEMCLEHYKYDTASVINAVLENTLPPQLEKLKDLKPTVNDTPPDYTHCIPIYNDQTVDPDELDEFSDDNDDDVRVKTREVIEVPKDYITRNYSFIDDYEDEYDDTYDNRDSRSTTQYDSVEIDSRPFTTPRILLPRRKVDMANESESEDEDLGAEQNGKDHFVQNPAELRTRAEERRQANRGRRASSNVAGKLYLLRCIDSHIIRRFIELTKKAFKIFDRVISLYTQVNPEDKGKRKKSYSIGSRKTPIKHHVLITIAVRVLNGNEIKEWFHLKFIYTSTISM